A single window of Streptomyces cathayae DNA harbors:
- a CDS encoding maleylpyruvate isomerase family mycothiol-dependent enzyme, which produces MTTPADVQNVRDPELPGRLLTAERDVLIPLLRGRADADFALPVVACPGWTVRDVLAHCSAAFTRVLERRFEEGVFSPASNGRDIAERAGWSNRRVVDELERGMTEAGPVIAEAGGALDVLALGEWVHAGDVREAFGEPGAYAGAGLPSAFSLLAYVTGRKGHLPLHADLDDVDEPLRLGEASGRRPPARYIGDGPTLVRLYAGRPVDGAAYELAGARAAELNIFGE; this is translated from the coding sequence ATGACGACTCCTGCGGATGTGCAGAACGTACGAGACCCGGAGCTGCCCGGGCGGCTGCTGACCGCCGAGCGGGACGTGCTGATCCCGTTGTTGCGGGGGAGGGCGGACGCGGACTTCGCGCTGCCGGTGGTGGCGTGTCCGGGGTGGACGGTGCGGGATGTGCTGGCGCACTGTTCGGCCGCGTTCACGCGGGTGCTGGAGCGCCGGTTCGAGGAGGGGGTGTTCTCGCCCGCGTCCAACGGCCGGGACATCGCCGAGCGGGCCGGGTGGAGCAACCGGCGCGTCGTGGACGAGCTGGAGCGCGGGATGACCGAGGCCGGTCCGGTGATCGCGGAGGCGGGCGGGGCGCTGGACGTCCTCGCGCTGGGCGAGTGGGTGCACGCGGGGGACGTGCGTGAGGCGTTCGGGGAGCCCGGCGCGTACGCGGGCGCGGGGCTGCCGTCCGCGTTCTCCCTGCTGGCCTACGTGACCGGCCGGAAGGGGCACCTTCCGCTGCACGCCGACCTCGACGACGTGGACGAACCCCTGCGGCTGGGCGAGGCCTCGGGCAGGCGGCCCCCGGCACGGTACATCGGGGACGGGCCGACGCTGGTACGGCTCTACGCGGGACGGCCGGTGGACGGCGCCGCGTACGAGCTGGCCGGGGCACGGGCGGCGGAGCTGAACATCTTCGGCGAGTGA
- a CDS encoding copper homeostasis protein CutC, whose translation MSERAVLEVIALDVEDAVAAQAGGADRLELVTDMAADGLTPSARTVAAVRAAVDIPPRVMLRLADGFAAGDLDRLVDTAREMRDAGAQEFVLGFLDADGGVDLGAVERVVGALDGCRWTFHRAIDRAADRDALRKQLDGLPGLDAYLTAGAPGGVADGLPTLLAEARRGKQDEPGYEQQLLVGGGLRLEQVPTLLGAGIHAFHIGGAARPDGWGGPVSAEAVAEWRRVVDGG comes from the coding sequence ATGAGCGAGCGTGCAGTCCTGGAGGTGATCGCCCTCGACGTCGAGGACGCCGTCGCCGCGCAGGCCGGGGGCGCGGACCGGCTCGAGCTGGTCACCGACATGGCCGCCGACGGGCTCACCCCGTCCGCCCGCACCGTCGCCGCCGTGCGCGCGGCCGTCGACATCCCGCCGCGGGTGATGCTGCGCCTGGCGGACGGGTTCGCGGCGGGTGATCTCGACCGGCTGGTGGACACGGCGCGGGAGATGCGGGACGCGGGGGCCCAGGAGTTCGTGCTCGGGTTCCTGGACGCGGACGGCGGCGTGGACCTGGGCGCGGTGGAGCGGGTGGTCGGCGCGCTGGACGGCTGCCGCTGGACCTTCCACCGCGCCATCGACCGCGCCGCCGACCGCGACGCCCTGCGCAAACAGCTCGACGGCCTGCCCGGCCTCGACGCCTACCTCACGGCCGGCGCGCCCGGCGGGGTGGCCGACGGGCTGCCGACGCTGCTCGCCGAGGCCCGGCGGGGGAAGCAGGACGAACCCGGGTACGAGCAGCAGCTGCTCGTGGGCGGCGGGCTGCGGCTGGAGCAGGTGCCCACACTGCTCGGCGCCGGGATCCACGCCTTTCACATCGGGGGCGCGGCCCGGCCGGACGGGTGGGGCGGGCCCGTCTCGGCGGAGGCCGTGGCCGAGTGGCGCCGGGTGGTGGACGGGGGCTGA
- a CDS encoding HelD family protein, whose product MPTHVPEPAPTPALADTGPLDRERAHLAASRTALRAMRADVEALDLGNVTANWVNTQILERQMAERVKALADLSDTPLFFGRLDYLHAPPLSAPPPLSTPLERGHPHEQGDPHGAEEAEGAEGERFYVGRRHVHDVDGDPMVIDWRAPVSQAFYRASRKDPMDLALRRRFGYTGGDLTAYEDEHLSDPAEASATSKLLQQEIERPRVGPMRDIVATIQPEQDEIVRSGLSGSVCVQGGPGTGKTAVGLHRVAYLLYAHRERLARTGTLVVGPNRSFLHYIEQVLPALGELTVGQATVDDLVAHVEVRGTDDPRAALVKGDARMAEVLRRALHSHVTMPTEPVVVVRGSRRWRVPAYELEEIVRQLLDRDIRYGAAREALPQRVAHAVLVRMERAGEAPDDRVQDTVARTGAVKAAVKTVWPAVDPAKLVLRLLADPDFLAEHAAGLLDEDERKAILWTKPARSVRSAKWSAADAVLIDEATDLIRRTPSLGHVVLDEAQDLSPMQYRAVGRRCTTGSATVLGDLAQGTTPWATRSWEEALAHLGKRDAVVEELTAGFRVPTDVIAYASRLLPHIAPGLTPVASIRDNPGFFAVRPITGSGEVVSACRELLGHEGSVGLIAADARVPELARELTAAGLGHVAPGEETTHDTRLTLVPASLAKGLEYDYVVLDEPCAVVDAEPDERTGLRRLYVALTRAVSGLIVTHAAPLPEQLLPH is encoded by the coding sequence GTGCCCACGCACGTCCCCGAACCCGCTCCCACGCCCGCGCTCGCCGACACCGGCCCGCTGGACCGCGAGCGGGCCCACCTCGCCGCGTCCCGTACCGCCCTGCGGGCCATGCGCGCGGACGTCGAGGCCCTCGACCTGGGCAACGTCACCGCGAACTGGGTCAACACGCAGATCCTGGAACGGCAGATGGCGGAGCGCGTCAAGGCACTGGCCGACCTCAGCGACACCCCGCTGTTCTTCGGCCGCCTCGACTACCTGCACGCTCCCCCACTCTCGGCTCCTCCCCCACTCTCGACTCCGCTCGAGCGGGGGCACCCCCATGAGCAGGGGGACCCCCACGGCGCCGAGGAGGCGGAAGGAGCCGAGGGCGAGCGCTTCTACGTCGGTCGCCGGCATGTGCACGACGTCGACGGCGACCCGATGGTGATCGACTGGCGGGCGCCGGTCTCGCAGGCGTTCTACCGGGCGTCCAGGAAGGACCCGATGGACCTCGCGCTGCGCCGCCGTTTCGGCTACACCGGTGGCGACCTCACGGCGTACGAGGACGAGCACCTGTCCGACCCGGCCGAGGCATCGGCCACCAGCAAGCTGCTCCAGCAGGAGATCGAGCGGCCGCGCGTCGGCCCGATGCGGGACATCGTCGCCACCATCCAGCCCGAGCAGGACGAGATCGTGCGCTCCGGCCTCTCGGGCAGCGTCTGCGTGCAGGGCGGCCCCGGCACCGGGAAGACCGCCGTCGGCCTGCACAGGGTGGCGTACCTCCTGTACGCGCACCGTGAGCGGCTGGCCCGCACCGGCACGCTGGTCGTCGGGCCGAACCGGTCCTTCCTGCACTACATCGAGCAGGTGCTGCCCGCACTGGGCGAGCTGACGGTCGGGCAGGCGACGGTGGACGACCTGGTGGCCCATGTCGAGGTGCGCGGGACGGACGACCCGCGGGCCGCGCTCGTCAAGGGCGACGCGAGGATGGCCGAGGTCCTGCGCCGGGCCCTCCACTCGCACGTGACGATGCCCACCGAACCGGTCGTCGTCGTGCGCGGCTCACGCCGCTGGCGGGTACCGGCGTACGAACTGGAGGAGATCGTCCGCCAGTTGCTCGACCGCGACATCCGCTACGGCGCCGCCCGCGAGGCCCTCCCGCAGCGCGTCGCGCACGCCGTGCTGGTGCGGATGGAGCGCGCCGGGGAGGCGCCGGACGACAGGGTGCAGGACACGGTGGCCCGCACCGGCGCCGTGAAGGCCGCGGTGAAGACGGTCTGGCCGGCCGTCGACCCGGCGAAACTCGTCCTGCGCCTGCTGGCGGACCCGGACTTCCTGGCCGAGCACGCGGCCGGACTGCTGGACGAGGACGAGCGGAAGGCGATCCTGTGGACGAAGCCGGCGCGGTCGGTGAGGTCCGCGAAGTGGTCGGCGGCCGACGCGGTCCTGATCGACGAGGCCACCGACCTGATCCGGCGCACCCCCTCCCTCGGGCACGTGGTGCTCGACGAGGCGCAGGACCTCTCCCCCATGCAGTACCGGGCGGTGGGCCGGCGCTGCACCACCGGCTCGGCGACCGTCCTCGGCGACCTGGCGCAGGGCACCACGCCGTGGGCGACCCGGAGTTGGGAGGAGGCACTGGCCCACCTGGGCAAACGGGACGCCGTGGTCGAGGAGTTGACGGCCGGTTTCCGCGTTCCGACGGACGTGATCGCGTACGCCTCCCGGCTGCTCCCGCACATCGCGCCGGGGCTGACGCCGGTGGCGTCGATCCGCGACAACCCGGGCTTCTTCGCGGTCCGTCCGATCACCGGCAGCGGCGAAGTGGTGTCGGCCTGCAGGGAGTTGCTGGGCCACGAGGGCTCGGTCGGCCTGATCGCCGCGGACGCCCGCGTCCCGGAACTGGCCCGGGAGCTCACCGCGGCGGGCCTCGGACACGTCGCGCCCGGCGAGGAGACGACGCACGACACCCGGCTCACCCTGGTCCCTGCGTCCCTGGCGAAGGGGCTGGAGTACGACTACGTGGTCCTGGACGAGCCATGCGCCGTCGTCGACGCCGAGCCCGACGAACGCACCGGTCTGCGCCGCCTGTACGTCGCCCTGACCCGAGCGGTCTCGGGCCTGATCGTGACCCACGCGGCCCCGCTGCCGGAGCAGTTGCTGCCGCACTGA
- a CDS encoding alpha/beta hydrolase, whose translation MPRTATATATRIPLTRAAGAAAGALILLLGAVGPASAGGPGGGDGDGGGGRDGGDGGGVVLRWQDCPDVAQTGFECATANVPLDHTRPGDRTIELAVIRHRAAAPEKRVGTLFFNPGGPGSPGTLGLPQLYAKFPDELRDRYDIVSWDPRGVGESTAVRCFDTAGEAVAWQSKLPPFPVGEREQQAFVAAYADLAKRCEQRDPHLLRHVSTADTARDLDLLRAAVGEEQLRYWGVSYGTLLGATYANLFPERAGRLVLDGNVDPLTWFGETGPAGEAGAAGEAVPAGGSGTAGGSEAVNTFLRLGSHLGSADTLAQFLDHCGRAPVTRCVFSAGTPAATRDKYDTLMRRLAARPAGDRTYARAVSEVRGGLYTVHPGWTGVADLLEALWSGRPLLAPGVPTGVPVPYPGFEQPLAVMCAESPNPRSPLRYPELERRAVAEAGELAHWWVWANEPCATWPARAADPYTGPWDRATAHPVLVVNTTHDPSTPYRAAQNMVGELGDARLLTLDGYGHTALDNPSACVGRHVVRYFLTGELPPKGARCTQDLPPFAPPAEAPSASEPLRAQAGTPAGSLPRAATPDGPPPSPYGAWPLEVVEGLLPPRT comes from the coding sequence ATGCCACGGACCGCCACCGCCACCGCCACACGGATACCCCTCACCCGAGCCGCCGGCGCGGCGGCCGGGGCACTGATCCTGCTGCTCGGGGCGGTCGGCCCGGCGTCCGCGGGCGGACCGGGCGGCGGTGACGGCGACGGCGGTGGCGGCCGCGACGGCGGTGACGGTGGCGGGGTGGTGCTGCGGTGGCAGGACTGCCCGGACGTCGCGCAGACCGGGTTCGAGTGCGCGACGGCGAACGTGCCCCTGGACCACACCCGCCCCGGGGACCGCACCATCGAGCTGGCGGTGATCAGACACCGGGCCGCCGCGCCGGAGAAGCGGGTCGGCACGCTGTTCTTCAACCCCGGCGGCCCGGGCAGCCCCGGCACCCTGGGACTGCCGCAGCTGTACGCCAAGTTCCCGGACGAACTGCGGGACCGCTACGACATCGTCAGCTGGGACCCGCGCGGCGTCGGCGAGAGCACGGCCGTACGCTGCTTCGACACCGCCGGGGAGGCCGTCGCCTGGCAGTCGAAGCTCCCGCCGTTCCCGGTGGGCGAGCGCGAGCAGCAGGCGTTCGTCGCCGCGTACGCCGACCTCGCGAAGCGGTGCGAGCAGCGCGATCCGCACCTGCTGCGCCATGTCTCGACCGCCGACACCGCCCGCGACCTGGACCTGCTGCGCGCCGCGGTGGGCGAGGAGCAGCTGCGGTACTGGGGCGTCTCGTACGGCACACTGCTCGGCGCGACCTACGCGAACCTGTTCCCCGAGCGGGCCGGACGGCTCGTCCTCGACGGGAACGTGGACCCGCTCACCTGGTTCGGCGAGACCGGCCCGGCGGGTGAGGCCGGGGCGGCGGGCGAGGCCGTCCCGGCGGGTGGGTCCGGGACGGCGGGTGGGTCCGAGGCGGTGAACACGTTCCTGCGGCTCGGCTCCCACCTCGGTTCGGCCGACACGCTGGCACAGTTCCTCGACCACTGCGGGCGCGCACCCGTGACCCGGTGCGTCTTCTCGGCGGGCACCCCGGCCGCCACCCGCGACAAGTACGACACCCTGATGCGGCGCCTCGCCGCGCGGCCGGCCGGTGACAGGACGTACGCGAGGGCCGTGAGCGAGGTGCGCGGCGGGCTCTACACCGTGCACCCCGGCTGGACCGGTGTCGCGGACCTGCTGGAGGCACTGTGGTCCGGCCGGCCCCTCCTGGCACCGGGCGTCCCGACGGGCGTCCCGGTGCCCTACCCGGGCTTCGAGCAGCCGCTCGCGGTGATGTGCGCGGAGAGCCCCAACCCGCGGTCACCACTGCGCTACCCCGAGCTGGAACGGCGGGCGGTGGCGGAGGCCGGGGAGCTGGCCCACTGGTGGGTGTGGGCCAACGAGCCGTGCGCCACCTGGCCGGCCCGGGCCGCCGACCCGTACACCGGCCCGTGGGACCGGGCGACCGCCCACCCGGTGCTGGTGGTGAACACGACCCACGACCCCTCCACCCCGTACCGGGCGGCCCAGAACATGGTCGGGGAGCTGGGCGACGCGCGGCTGCTGACGCTGGACGGGTACGGGCACACCGCGCTGGACAACCCGAGTGCGTGCGTGGGACGGCACGTGGTGCGGTACTTCCTCACCGGAGAGCTGCCGCCGAAGGGCGCGCGCTGCACGCAGGACCTCCCGCCGTTCGCCCCGCCGGCCGAGGCGCCGTCGGCGTCGGAACCCCTGCGGGCGCAGGCCGGGACGCCTGCCGGAAGCCTGCCGCGGGCCGCGACCCCGGACGGTCCGCCGCCGTCGCCGTACGGCGCCTGGCCGCTGGAGGTCGTCGAGGGTCTGCTTCCGCCGCGTACGTGA
- a CDS encoding DNA repair helicase XPB, translating into MNGPLIVQSDKTLLLEVDHEQADDCRRAIAPFAELERAPEHIHTYRVTPLGLWNARAAGHDAEQVVDALVQYSRYPVPHALLVDIAETMDRYGRLSLLKHPAHGLVLTSTDRPVLEEVLRSKRIAPLVGARIDPDTVAVHPSERGQIKQTLLKLGWPAEDLAGYVDGEAHSIELVEDGWTLRPYQKQAVENFWHGGSGVVVLPCGAGKTLVGAASMAQAKSTTLILVTNTVSARQWKHELVKRTSLTEDEIGEYSGTKKEIRPVTIATYQVLTTRRKGVYPHLELFDSRDWGLILYDEVHLLPAPVFKFTADLQARRRLGLTATLVREDGRESDVFSLIGPKRFDAPWKEIEAQGYIAPADCVEVRVNLTDSERIAYATAETEEKYRFCATTATKRKVTEAIVRRFAGQQILVIGQYIDQLDELGEHLDAPVIKGETSNAQREKLFEAFRQGEIGVLVVSKVANFSVDLPEATVAVQVSGTFGSRQEEAQRLGRVLRPKADGHQAHFYSVVARDTIDQDFAAHRQRFLAEQGYAYRIMDADELLAES; encoded by the coding sequence GTGAATGGTCCGCTCATCGTCCAGTCCGACAAGACGCTTCTCCTGGAAGTCGACCACGAGCAGGCGGACGACTGCCGTCGCGCCATCGCGCCCTTCGCCGAACTGGAGCGGGCCCCGGAGCACATCCACACCTACCGGGTGACCCCGCTCGGCCTGTGGAACGCGCGGGCCGCCGGCCACGACGCCGAGCAGGTGGTGGACGCGCTGGTGCAGTACAGCCGCTACCCGGTGCCGCACGCGCTGCTCGTCGACATCGCCGAGACGATGGACCGCTACGGCCGGCTCAGCCTGCTCAAGCACCCGGCGCACGGTCTCGTCCTCACCAGCACCGACCGGCCCGTCCTGGAGGAGGTGCTGCGCTCCAAGCGGATCGCCCCGCTGGTCGGCGCCCGCATCGACCCGGACACCGTCGCCGTGCACCCCTCGGAGCGCGGGCAGATCAAGCAGACGCTGCTGAAGCTGGGCTGGCCCGCCGAGGACCTCGCCGGGTACGTGGACGGCGAGGCGCACTCCATCGAGCTGGTCGAGGACGGGTGGACACTGCGCCCGTACCAGAAGCAGGCCGTGGAGAACTTCTGGCACGGCGGCTCCGGCGTGGTCGTCCTCCCCTGCGGCGCGGGCAAGACGCTGGTCGGCGCCGCTTCGATGGCACAGGCGAAGTCGACCACGCTGATCCTGGTCACCAACACCGTCTCGGCCCGGCAGTGGAAGCACGAGCTGGTGAAGCGGACCTCGCTGACCGAGGACGAGATCGGCGAGTACAGCGGGACGAAGAAGGAGATCCGTCCCGTCACCATCGCCACCTACCAGGTGCTGACGACCCGTCGCAAGGGCGTCTACCCCCACCTGGAACTCTTCGACTCCCGGGACTGGGGCCTGATCCTCTACGACGAGGTGCACCTGCTGCCCGCCCCCGTCTTCAAGTTCACCGCCGATCTGCAGGCCCGCCGTCGGCTCGGTCTGACGGCGACCCTCGTCCGCGAGGACGGCCGCGAGTCGGACGTGTTCTCCCTCATCGGCCCGAAGCGGTTCGACGCGCCGTGGAAGGAGATCGAGGCGCAGGGCTACATCGCGCCCGCCGACTGCGTGGAGGTCCGGGTCAACCTCACCGACTCCGAACGGATCGCGTACGCGACGGCGGAGACCGAGGAGAAGTACCGCTTCTGCGCGACGACCGCCACCAAGCGGAAGGTGACGGAGGCGATCGTGCGCCGCTTCGCCGGTCAGCAGATCCTCGTCATCGGGCAGTACATCGACCAGCTGGACGAGCTGGGCGAGCACCTGGACGCCCCCGTGATCAAGGGCGAGACGTCGAACGCGCAGCGGGAGAAGCTGTTCGAGGCGTTCCGGCAGGGCGAGATCGGCGTGCTGGTCGTCTCCAAGGTCGCGAACTTCTCGGTCGACCTGCCGGAGGCCACGGTCGCCGTCCAGGTGTCGGGCACCTTCGGGTCCCGGCAGGAGGAGGCCCAGCGGCTGGGCCGGGTGCTGCGGCCCAAGGCGGACGGCCACCAGGCCCACTTCTACTCCGTGGTCGCCCGCGACACCATCGACCAGGACTTCGCGGCCCACCGCCAGCGCTTCCTGGCGGAACAGGGCTACGCCTACCGCATCATGGACGCGGACGAACTCCTCGCGGAGAGCTGA
- a CDS encoding iron chaperone, producing the protein MVRSTVQDVESYLAEAPEPRRAALAELRRLCRAELTGFTEVMAYGMPAYERDGTAEIAFASQKRYLSFYLLRGDVRTAFENRLAGQDMGKGCLRFRRPEDPATIDFDLVRDLLRATAAEPGPIC; encoded by the coding sequence ATGGTGCGGAGCACAGTGCAGGACGTCGAGAGCTACCTCGCAGAGGCCCCTGAGCCGCGCAGGGCCGCGCTGGCCGAACTGCGGCGGCTGTGCAGGGCGGAACTCACGGGCTTCACCGAGGTGATGGCGTACGGCATGCCCGCCTACGAACGGGACGGCACGGCCGAGATCGCCTTCGCCTCCCAGAAGCGGTACCTGTCCTTCTACCTCCTGCGCGGCGATGTCCGTACGGCCTTCGAGAACCGGCTGGCCGGGCAGGACATGGGCAAGGGCTGCCTGCGGTTCCGCAGGCCGGAGGATCCGGCGACCATCGACTTCGACCTGGTGCGCGACCTGCTCCGGGCCACAGCGGCCGAGCCGGGCCCGATCTGCTGA